A DNA window from Nitratidesulfovibrio sp. contains the following coding sequences:
- the rplN gene encoding 50S ribosomal protein L14, whose amino-acid sequence MIQVESTLQVADNSGAKKVACIKVLGGSKRRYATVGDIVVVSVKEALPHCKVKKGDVMQAVIVRTRKEVRRVDGSYIKFDSNAAVLLNKQGEPVGTRIFGPVARELRGKNFMKIVSLAPEVL is encoded by the coding sequence ATGATCCAGGTAGAATCCACGCTGCAGGTGGCGGACAATTCCGGTGCGAAGAAAGTCGCGTGCATCAAGGTGCTCGGCGGCTCCAAGCGCCGCTACGCCACCGTGGGCGACATCGTCGTCGTTTCCGTGAAGGAAGCCCTGCCGCACTGCAAGGTGAAGAAGGGCGACGTGATGCAGGCCGTCATCGTGCGCACCCGCAAGGAAGTTCGCCGCGTCGACGGTTCGTACATCAAGTTCGATTCCAACGCGGCCGTTCTGCTGAACAAGCAGGGCGAGCCGGTGGGCACCCGCATCTTCGGCCCCGTTGCCCGCGAACTGCGCGGCAAGAACTTCATGAAGATCGTCTCGCTGGCGCCCGAAGTGCTCTAG
- the rplX gene encoding 50S ribosomal protein L24, producing the protein MKQFRIRKDDKVVVIAGKDKGKIGKVLKVLPKKDGVLVEKVNMVKRHMRANPYRQQPGGIIEKEMPVDISNVMVMCDACAKATKVGYRYTEDGKKVRFCKKCNEIIG; encoded by the coding sequence ATGAAACAGTTCCGCATCCGCAAGGACGACAAGGTTGTCGTCATCGCCGGCAAGGACAAGGGCAAGATCGGCAAGGTGCTGAAGGTTCTTCCCAAGAAGGACGGAGTGCTTGTCGAGAAGGTCAACATGGTCAAGCGCCACATGCGCGCAAATCCGTACCGGCAGCAGCCGGGCGGCATCATCGAGAAGGAGATGCCTGTTGACATCTCCAACGTGATGGTGATGTGCGATGCGTGCGCCAAGGCCACCAAGGTGGGCTACCGCTACACCGAGGACGGCAAGAAAGTTCGCTTCTGCAAGAAGTGCAACGAAATCATTGGATAG
- the rplE gene encoding 50S ribosomal protein L5 — translation MTRLEQIYREKVVPVLQKEFNYTSSMQVPGIEKVSLNIGLGAASQNNKLMEEAIKELTAIAGQKAVVTRAKKSIASFKLREGMPIGCRVTLRKERMWDFLDKLMNFALPRVRDFRGIPDRGFDGRGNFTLGIKEHTIFPELEVDRVENPKGMNITIVTTAQTDKEGKLLLDQLGMPFKK, via the coding sequence ATGACGCGTCTTGAACAGATATACCGCGAGAAAGTGGTTCCGGTATTGCAGAAGGAGTTTAACTACACTTCTTCGATGCAGGTTCCCGGGATTGAGAAAGTCTCTCTGAATATCGGCCTCGGCGCCGCGAGCCAGAACAACAAGTTGATGGAAGAAGCCATCAAGGAGTTGACCGCCATCGCCGGGCAGAAGGCCGTCGTGACCCGTGCAAAGAAGTCCATCGCGTCGTTCAAGCTGCGCGAAGGCATGCCTATCGGCTGCCGCGTGACGCTGCGCAAGGAACGCATGTGGGACTTTCTGGACAAGCTGATGAACTTCGCGCTGCCCCGCGTGCGCGACTTCAGAGGGATACCGGACCGTGGCTTCGATGGCCGGGGCAATTTTACCCTGGGTATCAAGGAACACACCATTTTCCCCGAGCTGGAAGTGGATCGCGTTGAAAATCCCAAGGGGATGAACATCACGATCGTTACCACTGCCCAGACGGACAAGGAAGGCAAGCTGCTGCTCGACCAGCTCGGCATGCCTTTCAAGAAGTAA
- a CDS encoding type Z 30S ribosomal protein S14 — protein sequence MSRTSLEVKAQRKPKFSARAYNRCPVCGRPRAYMRKFGLCRICFRNMALRGELPGVRKSSW from the coding sequence TTGTCTCGTACATCGCTTGAAGTGAAGGCGCAGCGCAAGCCCAAGTTCTCCGCCCGCGCCTACAACCGTTGTCCGGTTTGCGGCCGCCCGCGTGCCTACATGCGCAAGTTCGGCCTTTGCCGTATCTGCTTCCGCAACATGGCCCTGCGCGGCGAACTGCCCGGCGTTCGCAAGTCGAGCTGGTAA
- the rpsH gene encoding 30S ribosomal protein S8, with protein MLTDPIADMLTRIRNAHLALHKEVSVPRSKIKESIAAILKQEGYIEDVAMEEAEIKISLKYFKGKPVIAGLKRVSKPGRRVYVGSSDIPKVQNGLGICILSTSSGVLAGTQARDRKVGGELLCEIW; from the coding sequence ATGCTGACTGATCCTATTGCTGATATGCTTACGCGTATCCGCAACGCACACTTGGCCCTGCACAAGGAAGTGAGTGTGCCGCGCTCGAAGATCAAGGAATCCATCGCCGCCATCCTGAAGCAGGAAGGCTACATCGAAGACGTGGCGATGGAAGAGGCCGAGATCAAGATCTCCCTCAAGTATTTCAAAGGCAAGCCGGTCATCGCCGGCCTGAAGCGGGTGAGCAAGCCCGGCCGCCGGGTGTATGTCGGTTCTTCCGACATCCCCAAGGTCCAGAACGGCCTTGGCATCTGCATTCTGTCCACCTCCAGCGGTGTCCTTGCGGGCACGCAGGCCCGTGACCGCAAGGTTGGCGGGGAACTGCTCTGCGAAATCTGGTAG
- the rplF gene encoding 50S ribosomal protein L6 — translation MSRIGKLPIAIPSGVEVKVGTEAVEVKGPKGVLVTPTHAELNYAVEDGHVVITRATETRIARAQHGLRRTLLANCIQGVTKGFSKTLEVIGVGYKVAVKGNLVELAVGFSHPVIMEMPEGVEAKVEGQKLTISGMSKEVVGEIAARIRRVRKPEPYKGKGIKYDNEQIRRKAGKSGGK, via the coding sequence ATGTCGCGAATCGGTAAACTCCCCATCGCCATTCCTTCCGGCGTCGAAGTGAAGGTCGGGACCGAAGCCGTCGAGGTCAAGGGCCCGAAGGGCGTGCTTGTCACCCCTACCCACGCGGAACTGAACTACGCGGTTGAAGACGGTCATGTCGTCATCACCCGCGCCACCGAAACCCGCATCGCCCGTGCCCAGCACGGCCTGCGCCGCACCCTGCTCGCCAACTGCATTCAGGGTGTGACCAAGGGCTTTTCCAAGACCCTGGAAGTCATCGGCGTCGGCTACAAGGTTGCCGTAAAGGGCAACCTGGTGGAACTCGCGGTCGGTTTCTCGCACCCGGTGATCATGGAAATGCCCGAAGGCGTCGAAGCCAAGGTGGAAGGCCAGAAGCTGACCATCTCGGGCATGAGCAAGGAAGTGGTCGGCGAGATCGCCGCACGCATCCGCCGCGTGCGTAAGCCTGAACCCTACAAGGGCAAGGGCATCAAGTACGACAACGAGCAGATTCGCCGCAAGGCCGGCAAGTCTGGTGGCAAATAG
- the rplR gene encoding 50S ribosomal protein L18, translating into MTMTKNDARKRRKVRIRKKIAGSTERPRLVVYRSNLHVYAQIVDDATGATLVATSTLAIGKAQAGAHCNKAGAELVGKEIARLAGEKSIKRVVFDRNGYLYHGRIKAVADGAREGGLEF; encoded by the coding sequence ATGACGATGACCAAGAACGATGCCAGAAAGCGGCGCAAAGTCCGCATTCGCAAGAAGATCGCCGGGAGCACCGAGCGTCCCCGGCTGGTTGTCTACCGCTCGAACCTGCATGTCTACGCCCAGATCGTGGACGACGCCACCGGAGCCACGCTTGTTGCCACCTCCACCCTTGCCATCGGCAAGGCCCAGGCCGGGGCGCATTGCAACAAGGCCGGGGCGGAACTGGTGGGCAAGGAAATCGCGCGTCTTGCTGGCGAAAAGAGCATCAAGCGCGTGGTGTTCGACCGTAACGGCTACCTGTATCACGGGCGCATCAAGGCTGTTGCCGACGGTGCCCGTGAGGGCGGCCTGGAATTCTAA
- the rpsE gene encoding 30S ribosomal protein S5 has protein sequence MEQNEFGLVEKIVYLNRVAKVVKGGRRFSFSALVVVGDGKGAVGFGLGKAQEVPEALRKATERAKKDMVQIALVDGTLPYEIQGEFGAGCVMLKPASKGTGIIAGGAVRAVMEAVGVTDVLAKAIGTNNPHNVLRATMAGLTSLRSAEYVSQLRGMKLEAPRK, from the coding sequence ATGGAACAGAATGAGTTCGGGTTGGTAGAGAAGATTGTCTACCTTAACCGAGTTGCCAAGGTTGTGAAGGGCGGTCGCCGCTTCAGCTTCAGCGCCCTCGTAGTCGTGGGCGACGGCAAGGGCGCCGTGGGCTTCGGCCTCGGCAAGGCCCAGGAAGTGCCGGAAGCCCTGCGCAAGGCCACCGAACGCGCCAAGAAGGACATGGTCCAGATTGCGCTGGTGGACGGCACCCTTCCGTACGAAATCCAGGGCGAGTTCGGCGCCGGCTGCGTCATGTTGAAGCCCGCCTCCAAGGGTACCGGCATCATCGCCGGTGGTGCAGTGCGCGCCGTCATGGAAGCCGTTGGCGTGACCGACGTGCTTGCCAAGGCCATCGGCACCAACAACCCGCACAACGTGCTGCGCGCCACCATGGCGGGGCTTACCTCGCTGCGCAGCGCCGAGTACGTGAGCCAGCTTCGCGGCATGAAGCTCGAAGCGCCCAGAAAGTAG
- the rpmD gene encoding 50S ribosomal protein L30, translated as MIKVKLVRSWIGCNPKQRKVLDALGLRKIRCEKSFEDNAAIRGMIAEVKHLVEVSE; from the coding sequence ATGATCAAGGTGAAGCTCGTACGCAGCTGGATCGGCTGCAACCCCAAGCAGCGCAAGGTTCTTGACGCGCTTGGCCTGCGAAAGATCCGTTGCGAGAAGTCGTTTGAGGACAATGCCGCCATTCGCGGCATGATCGCCGAAGTAAAGCACCTGGTCGAGGTCAGTGAATAA
- the rplO gene encoding 50S ribosomal protein L15, with protein sequence MRLHELYPFAEERATRKRVGRGSGSGLGCTSGKGNKGQNARAGGGVRPGFEGGQMPLQRRLPKRGFKNAPFKATYEVINLDRLVAAFEGKTDITLEDIYERGLCKAGASVKILGVGEVSVALTVEAHKFSASAAEKIRNAGGEAKALEG encoded by the coding sequence ATGAGACTGCACGAACTCTATCCGTTCGCCGAGGAACGGGCAACGCGCAAGCGCGTGGGCCGCGGTTCCGGTTCGGGGCTCGGCTGCACCTCCGGCAAGGGTAACAAGGGCCAGAATGCTCGCGCTGGTGGCGGCGTACGCCCCGGTTTTGAAGGCGGCCAGATGCCGCTGCAGCGTCGGCTGCCCAAGCGCGGCTTCAAGAACGCTCCTTTCAAGGCCACCTACGAAGTGATCAACCTTGATCGCCTGGTGGCGGCCTTTGAAGGCAAGACCGATATCACGCTGGAAGACATCTACGAGCGCGGCCTGTGCAAGGCTGGCGCCTCGGTGAAGATTCTCGGCGTGGGCGAAGTCAGCGTGGCCCTTACGGTGGAAGCGCACAAGTTCAGCGCCTCTGCCGCCGAAAAGATCCGCAACGCCGGTGGCGAAGCCAAGGCACTGGAAGGGTAA
- the secY gene encoding preprotein translocase subunit SecY has protein sequence MALSGVENLARLPELRKKLFWTFLLLAAYRIGVHVPVPGVDSGALADFFASVQNTLFGLFDMFSGGGLRNLSVFALGIMPYISASIIIQLLQVVSPELKRMAKEEGASGRRKITQYTRYATVLITVIQGFGIAVGLENMHSPAGAPVVLDAGWGFRMITIATLTAGTVLIMWLGEQITEKGIGNGISLIIFSGIVAGIPGGIVKSGQLIKAGDMSVFTAILVLAMMAVVLGCIVFMERGQRRIPIHYAKRQVGRKMFGGQSTHLPLRINTAGVIPPIFASSLLLFPATIASFSANEMLQRVAAWFAPHTVMYNILFISLIVFFCFFYTAIIFDPKDIAENLKKGGGFIPGIRPGDKTRQYIDRVLTRMTIWGAIYISAICVLPMILIAQFNVPFYFGGTSVLILVGVAMDFMSQVESHLISRQYEGLMNKTRIKGRQ, from the coding sequence GTGGCGCTTAGTGGTGTAGAAAACCTGGCGCGTCTGCCGGAGCTTCGCAAGAAGCTCTTCTGGACGTTCCTGTTGCTGGCCGCATACCGCATCGGGGTTCACGTCCCGGTTCCCGGGGTGGATTCCGGAGCGCTGGCCGACTTCTTCGCCAGCGTCCAGAACACCCTTTTCGGCCTCTTCGACATGTTCTCCGGGGGCGGGCTCCGCAATCTGTCGGTGTTCGCCCTCGGCATCATGCCCTACATCTCCGCCTCCATCATCATCCAGCTTTTGCAGGTCGTAAGCCCTGAACTGAAGCGGATGGCCAAGGAGGAAGGGGCGTCGGGCCGCCGCAAGATCACCCAGTACACCCGGTATGCCACGGTGCTCATCACCGTGATTCAGGGCTTCGGCATTGCCGTGGGCCTTGAAAACATGCACAGCCCCGCGGGCGCGCCCGTGGTGCTGGATGCGGGCTGGGGTTTCCGGATGATCACCATCGCAACCCTGACCGCCGGTACCGTCCTTATCATGTGGCTTGGCGAGCAGATTACCGAGAAGGGCATCGGCAACGGCATTTCGCTGATCATCTTCTCGGGCATCGTCGCCGGTATTCCCGGCGGCATCGTCAAGTCCGGCCAGCTCATCAAGGCCGGTGACATGAGCGTGTTCACGGCGATTCTGGTGCTGGCGATGATGGCGGTGGTGCTTGGCTGCATCGTGTTCATGGAACGCGGGCAGCGGCGCATCCCCATCCATTACGCCAAGCGGCAGGTGGGCCGTAAGATGTTCGGCGGGCAGAGCACGCATCTGCCGCTGCGCATCAATACGGCGGGCGTCATTCCGCCCATCTTCGCCTCGTCGCTGCTGCTGTTCCCCGCGACCATCGCCAGCTTCTCGGCCAACGAGATGCTTCAGCGGGTGGCCGCGTGGTTCGCCCCGCACACGGTGATGTACAACATCCTGTTTATCAGCCTCATCGTGTTCTTCTGCTTCTTCTACACGGCGATCATCTTCGACCCGAAGGACATCGCCGAAAACCTGAAGAAGGGCGGCGGGTTCATCCCTGGCATCCGTCCCGGGGACAAGACCCGGCAGTACATAGACAGGGTGCTCACCCGGATGACCATCTGGGGAGCCATCTACATATCCGCGATCTGCGTCCTGCCCATGATCCTCATCGCGCAGTTCAACGTGCCGTTCTATTTCGGCGGCACCAGCGTGCTGATTCTCGTGGGCGTGGCCATGGACTTCATGTCCCAGGTGGAATCGCACCTGATCTCACGGCAGTACGAGGGTCTCATGAACAAGACCCGCATCAAGGGACGGCAGTGA
- the map gene encoding type I methionyl aminopeptidase: protein MKKFRGVFIKNDNEIGLLREANRIVAAILDVLGEHVRPGVSTMHFEELAQAECRKHGVRPAFQGYHGFPFALCCSVNEEVVHGFPSAQRILQEGDIVSFDMGVVYDGFYGDSARTYPVGAVSDEAAHLIRVTRESLFEGIAAARVGNSLYDISAAVQRHVEAAGFGVVRRFVGHGIGRSLHEKPEIPNFVPRGMPGVPLKPGMVLAIEPMVTVGTYEVEILADNWTAVTRDRKLSAHFEHSVAITPDGPIILSLSQAEAARHVG, encoded by the coding sequence TTGAAGAAGTTCCGCGGAGTCTTCATCAAGAATGACAACGAGATTGGCCTCCTCCGGGAGGCCAATCGAATCGTTGCCGCGATACTGGATGTTTTGGGCGAACACGTTCGCCCGGGCGTCTCGACGATGCATTTCGAAGAGCTGGCCCAGGCGGAGTGCCGCAAGCACGGCGTCCGTCCGGCCTTTCAGGGCTACCACGGGTTCCCGTTTGCCCTGTGCTGCTCGGTGAACGAAGAAGTGGTGCACGGCTTTCCCTCGGCGCAGCGGATTCTCCAGGAAGGGGACATCGTCAGCTTCGACATGGGTGTCGTGTACGACGGCTTCTACGGCGACTCCGCCCGTACCTATCCGGTAGGGGCGGTGAGCGACGAAGCTGCGCATCTCATCCGCGTGACCCGCGAATCGCTCTTCGAGGGCATCGCCGCAGCGCGGGTGGGCAACTCCCTGTACGACATCTCGGCGGCCGTGCAACGGCACGTCGAGGCGGCCGGTTTCGGGGTGGTGCGCCGGTTCGTGGGGCACGGCATCGGCCGTTCGCTGCACGAGAAGCCGGAGATTCCCAACTTCGTGCCGCGCGGCATGCCGGGTGTTCCCCTGAAGCCGGGCATGGTGCTTGCCATCGAACCGATGGTCACGGTGGGTACGTACGAGGTAGAAATCCTCGCCGACAACTGGACGGCGGTCACCCGTGACCGCAAGCTGTCGGCCCACTTCGAACACAGCGTGGCCATCACGCCGGACGGGCCGATCATTCTCAGCCTGTCGCAGGCAGAGGCGGCGCGACATGTTGGTTGA
- the rpmJ gene encoding 50S ribosomal protein L36, with protein MKVRPSVKKMCPKCKVIRRRGILRVICDNPRHKQRQG; from the coding sequence ATGAAAGTCAGGCCTTCCGTCAAGAAGATGTGCCCCAAGTGCAAGGTTATCCGCCGCCGGGGCATTCTCAGGGTCATTTGCGACAACCCCCGGCACAAGCAGCGCCAGGGCTAA
- the rpsM gene encoding 30S ribosomal protein S13, whose protein sequence is MARIAGVDLPRGKRVDIALTYIYGIGRTTALQILDVTGVDWSRNIDDLSADEVNEIRKELEQNHKVEGDLRREISSNIKRLMDIGCYRGLRHRRGLPVHGQRTHTNARTRKGPRRGAVGKKK, encoded by the coding sequence GTGGCCAGAATTGCAGGTGTCGATCTGCCCCGTGGCAAGCGCGTTGACATCGCCCTTACCTATATCTACGGTATCGGGCGCACTACCGCGCTTCAGATTCTGGATGTTACCGGCGTTGATTGGAGCCGGAACATCGACGACCTGAGCGCCGACGAAGTCAACGAAATCCGTAAGGAACTCGAGCAGAACCACAAGGTTGAAGGCGATCTCCGTCGTGAGATTTCCAGCAACATCAAACGTCTGATGGACATTGGCTGCTACCGCGGCCTGCGCCATCGTCGCGGTCTGCCGGTTCACGGTCAGCGCACCCATACCAACGCTCGCACCCGCAAGGGACCGCGTCGCGGCGCTGTCGGCAAGAAGAAGTAA
- the rpsK gene encoding 30S ribosomal protein S11 yields the protein MARPKRTVKKKEKKNVPVGIVHIQATFNNTIVTFTDTRGNTISWASAGQSGFKGSRKSTPFAAQVAAEQAAKRAQDHGMRTVGIYVKGPGSGREAAMRAVNAAGFKVAFIRDITPIPHNGCRPPKRRRV from the coding sequence ATGGCAAGACCCAAGCGTACGGTCAAAAAGAAAGAGAAGAAGAACGTCCCGGTCGGGATTGTTCACATTCAGGCGACGTTCAACAACACCATCGTGACCTTCACGGACACGCGGGGAAACACCATCAGCTGGGCCAGCGCCGGGCAGAGCGGTTTCAAGGGCTCGCGCAAGAGCACCCCGTTCGCCGCACAGGTGGCTGCCGAACAGGCCGCCAAGCGCGCCCAGGATCACGGCATGCGCACCGTGGGCATCTACGTCAAGGGCCCCGGCTCCGGCCGTGAAGCCGCCATGCGCGCCGTTAACGCCGCTGGCTTCAAGGTCGCCTTCATCCGTGACATCACCCCGATTCCCCACAACGGCTGCCGTCCGCCCAAGCGGCGCCGCGTCTAG
- the rpsD gene encoding 30S ribosomal protein S4: MAKYNDAKCRMCRREGTKLFLKGDRCYTDKCAYDRRPYAPGQHGRARKKVSDYAVQLREKQKVRRVYGVLERQFRGYFHKADMAKGVTGANLLAILERRFDNVIYRLGFANSRQQARQLVRHGIFTLNGRKANIPSLQVRVGDIIEVPEANRKIPVIAEAQEVIARRGCPSWLEADGPNFKGMVKALPQREDIQFPINEHLIVELYSK; the protein is encoded by the coding sequence TTGGCTAAGTACAATGACGCAAAATGCCGGATGTGCCGGCGTGAAGGCACCAAGCTTTTCCTCAAGGGCGACCGCTGTTATACCGACAAGTGCGCCTATGACCGTCGTCCTTACGCGCCCGGCCAGCATGGCCGCGCCCGCAAGAAGGTGAGCGACTACGCCGTCCAGCTGCGCGAGAAGCAGAAGGTCCGTCGCGTGTATGGCGTTCTTGAACGCCAGTTCCGCGGTTACTTCCACAAGGCCGACATGGCCAAGGGCGTGACCGGCGCCAACCTGCTGGCCATTCTCGAACGCCGTTTCGACAACGTGATCTACCGCCTCGGCTTCGCCAACTCGCGCCAGCAGGCGCGCCAGTTGGTGCGCCACGGCATCTTCACGCTGAACGGCCGCAAGGCGAACATCCCTTCGTTGCAGGTTCGCGTGGGCGACATCATCGAAGTGCCTGAAGCCAACCGCAAGATCCCCGTGATCGCCGAAGCCCAGGAAGTCATCGCCCGTCGCGGCTGCCCCTCGTGGCTGGAAGCTGATGGTCCGAACTTCAAGGGCATGGTCAAGGCCCTGCCGCAGCGCGAAGACATTCAGTTCCCGATCAACGAACACCTGATTGTCGAGCTTTACTCCAAATAA
- a CDS encoding DNA-directed RNA polymerase subunit alpha: MLIKQGDRLINTRNWSELVKPEQITRDSDPADAMYGKFVCEPLERGYGTTIGNALRRVLLSSLQGAAFVSVKVSGVQHEFTTIPGVLEDVTDIVLNLKQVRLAMDTDEPQFLELSVNKKGAVKAGDIKTNQHVMVLNPDLHIATLTEDLELTFEFEVRMGKGYVPADMHEGLSEEIGLIKLDSSFAPVRKVAYTVEQARVGQMTNYDKLIIEVWTDGSVTPEDAIAYSAKIIKDQISVFINFDERISGESSGNSSGSSDLNENLFKGIDELELSVRATNCLKSANITLVGELVQKSENEMLKTKNFGRKSLDEIKRVLCDMSLDFGMKVDGFEKKYQEWKRKQQNEA, translated from the coding sequence ATGCTCATCAAACAAGGCGACAGGCTTATCAACACCCGGAACTGGTCGGAGCTCGTGAAGCCCGAGCAGATCACCCGGGACAGCGACCCGGCCGATGCCATGTACGGCAAGTTCGTGTGCGAACCGCTGGAACGTGGCTACGGCACCACCATCGGCAACGCGCTGCGTCGGGTTCTGCTGTCGTCGCTTCAGGGCGCGGCGTTTGTCTCGGTGAAGGTCTCGGGCGTACAGCACGAGTTCACCACCATTCCCGGCGTGCTCGAGGACGTGACTGACATCGTCCTCAACCTGAAGCAGGTGCGTCTTGCCATGGACACGGACGAGCCCCAGTTCCTGGAGCTTTCCGTGAACAAGAAGGGCGCGGTGAAGGCCGGCGACATCAAGACCAACCAGCACGTGATGGTCCTCAACCCCGACCTGCACATCGCCACGCTGACCGAAGACCTGGAACTCACCTTCGAGTTCGAGGTGCGCATGGGCAAGGGCTACGTGCCCGCCGACATGCACGAAGGCCTCAGCGAAGAGATCGGGCTGATCAAGCTGGATTCCAGCTTCGCCCCGGTCCGCAAGGTCGCCTACACGGTGGAGCAGGCTCGCGTCGGCCAGATGACCAACTACGACAAGCTCATCATCGAGGTCTGGACCGATGGGTCCGTGACCCCCGAAGATGCGATTGCCTACAGTGCGAAGATCATCAAGGACCAGATATCCGTCTTCATCAACTTCGATGAGCGCATTTCGGGTGAAAGTTCCGGCAATTCGTCGGGCAGCAGCGACCTCAACGAGAACCTGTTCAAGGGGATCGACGAGCTTGAACTGTCCGTGCGCGCCACCAACTGCCTGAAGAGCGCCAACATCACCCTGGTGGGCGAACTGGTTCAGAAGTCCGAGAACGAAATGCTGAAGACCAAGAACTTCGGTCGCAAGTCGCTGGATGAAATCAAGCGGGTGCTGTGCGACATGAGCCTTGACTTCGGCATGAAGGTCGACGGCTTCGAGAAGAAATACCAGGAATGGAAGAGGAAGCAGCAAAATGAGGCATAG
- the rplQ gene encoding 50S ribosomal protein L17, protein MRHSNSGKKLGRTPSHRKALFRNMAKALLTYGKIRTTETKAKELRRVVEPLITLALRNDLHSRRLAYDVLGSHQLVKRLFDDIGPAFVGVSGGFTRVVKLGLPRKGDNAPLAVIELTHQPATAEAPAEEKKAAE, encoded by the coding sequence ATGAGGCATAGCAATTCCGGCAAGAAGCTGGGCAGGACGCCGTCCCACCGGAAGGCCCTGTTCCGCAACATGGCCAAGGCCCTGCTGACTTACGGCAAGATCCGCACGACCGAGACCAAGGCCAAGGAACTGCGTCGTGTTGTCGAACCGCTGATCACCCTGGCCCTGCGCAATGACCTGCACTCCCGCCGCCTGGCGTACGACGTGCTGGGTTCGCACCAGCTGGTCAAGCGTCTGTTCGACGACATCGGCCCCGCCTTTGTCGGCGTGTCCGGCGGCTTCACCCGCGTGGTGAAGCTGGGCCTGCCCCGCAAGGGCGACAACGCCCCGCTGGCGGTCATCGAACTGACCCACCAGCCCGCCACCGCCGAAGCTCCGGCGGAAGAAAAGAAGGCCGCCGAGTAA
- the selD gene encoding selenide, water dikinase SelD: protein MSRIRLVDSVKAAGUAAKVAPGDLERILAGLPRDPSVEDRVIVGTRHNEDAAVVRLPGGQSIVQTLDFFTPIVNDPYSFGRIAAANALSDVYAMGGEPWCAMNIVCFPVKRLPESILADILRGGSDALREAGAALVGGHSVEDDEIKYGLSVTGLIDPDVIASNAGLRPGDRLLLTKPLGTGILATAVKANWPGCDAHEAELFRWASRLNKGAGRVIRELRLKAATDVTGFGLGGHCLEMAGASGVTVALDTAALPVLPGVLELAGMGLVPEGSHANRAYCHKYVRTEPGVSPVLADVAFDAQTSGGMLLAVSPDQVDAATALLAETGDPAYPVGEVLEALPGGVRLMLR, encoded by the coding sequence ATGAGCCGCATCCGTCTGGTCGATTCGGTCAAGGCCGCCGGTTGAGCCGCCAAGGTGGCTCCGGGGGACCTGGAGCGCATCCTGGCGGGGCTTCCGCGCGACCCGTCCGTTGAAGACAGGGTCATCGTGGGCACGCGTCACAACGAGGACGCAGCCGTGGTGCGCCTGCCCGGTGGGCAATCCATCGTGCAGACGCTGGACTTCTTCACGCCCATCGTCAACGACCCGTACAGCTTCGGGCGCATTGCAGCGGCCAACGCCCTGTCCGACGTCTACGCCATGGGCGGCGAGCCGTGGTGCGCCATGAACATCGTCTGCTTTCCGGTGAAGCGGCTGCCGGAATCCATCCTGGCGGACATCCTGCGCGGCGGGTCCGACGCCCTGCGCGAGGCAGGCGCGGCGCTGGTGGGCGGGCACAGCGTGGAAGACGACGAAATCAAGTACGGGCTGTCCGTCACCGGGCTCATCGACCCAGACGTCATCGCCTCCAATGCCGGGCTGCGCCCCGGTGACCGGTTGCTGCTCACCAAGCCGCTGGGCACCGGCATTCTGGCCACCGCCGTCAAGGCCAACTGGCCCGGCTGTGATGCCCACGAGGCAGAACTTTTCCGCTGGGCCTCGCGCCTGAACAAGGGCGCGGGCCGGGTGATCCGCGAGTTGCGCCTGAAGGCCGCCACCGACGTTACCGGCTTCGGCCTTGGTGGGCATTGCCTGGAGATGGCCGGGGCTTCCGGGGTCACCGTGGCCCTGGACACTGCCGCCCTGCCCGTGCTGCCCGGCGTGCTGGAACTGGCGGGCATGGGGCTGGTGCCGGAAGGCAGCCATGCCAATCGGGCATATTGCCACAAATACGTGCGCACGGAACCCGGCGTCAGCCCGGTGCTGGCCGACGTGGCCTTCGATGCCCAGACTTCGGGCGGCATGCTGCTGGCCGTATCCCCGGACCAGGTGGACGCAGCCACGGCGCTGCTGGCCGAAACCGGAGACCCCGCCTACCCCGTGGGCGAAGTGCTTGAGGCCCTGCCCGGCGGCGTGCGCCTAATGCTGCGCTGA